One genomic segment of Tiliqua scincoides isolate rTilSci1 chromosome 6, rTilSci1.hap2, whole genome shotgun sequence includes these proteins:
- the NDUFA9 gene encoding NADH dehydrogenase [ubiquinone] 1 alpha subcomplex subunit 9, mitochondrial, with product MAAWGRCLRAPRRVLLLQAPRAGSGGSALASLQLRDVHYSVIPHGRSGRSSVSGVVATVFGATGFLGRYVVNRLGRIGSQVIIPYRCDQYDIMYLRPMGDLGQLLFMEWNARDSDSIRRALQYSNVVINLVGKEFETRNTKYEDVFVNIPREIAKLSREAGVEKFIHISHLNASMKSPSKYLRNKAAGEIVVREEFPDAIIMKPSEMFGREDRFLNHFASMQPNCIKKSVVWRGE from the exons ATGGCGGCCTGGGGTCGTTGTTTGCGGGCTCCCCGCAGGGTCCTCCTGCTGCAGGCGCCCCGGGCAG GGTCTGGTGGTTCTGCACTGGCATCCCTTCAACTCCGTGACGTCCATTATTCTGTGATTCCTCATGGAAGGAGCGGGCGCTCCTCTGTCAGTGGTGTTGTGGCTACTGTCTTCGGTGCCACAGGATTCCTGGGCCGATATGTGGTCAATCGTCTGG GGCGCATTGGCTCTCAAGTCATCATCCCCTATCGCTGCGATCAATATGACATCATGTACCTTCGGCCCATGGGTGACCTGGGGCAGCTCCTGTTCATG GAGTGGAATGCGCGTGACAGTGATTCTATCCGAAGAGCTCTTCAGTATAGCAATGTCGTCATCAACCTGGTTGGGAAAGAATTTGAAACCAG AAACACAAAGTACGAAGACGTATTTGTTAACATTCCCAGGGAGATAGCCAAGCTTTCAAGGGAAGCTGGAGTAGAAAAATTTATTCATATTTCTCACCTGAATGCAAGCATGAAAAGTCCTTCAAAATACCTTAGGAATAAA GCTGCTGGAGAGATAGTCGTGAGAGAAGAATTTCCAGACGCCATCATCATGAAACCTTCTGAAATGTTTGGAAGAGAAGACAGGTTTTTAAACCATTTTGCAAGTATGCAGCCTAATTGCATTAAAAAATCTGTTGTATGGAGGGGGGAGTAG